Proteins encoded together in one Dasypus novemcinctus isolate mDasNov1 chromosome 9, mDasNov1.1.hap2, whole genome shotgun sequence window:
- the LOC101439276 gene encoding calreticulin-like, whose amino-acid sequence MRRLRLLPLLLAACALEAPAQRRVYLREEFEDGDGWKKRWVESKHKPDYGKFQLTAGKFYGDKEKDKGLQTSEDAKFYALSTRFKPFSNENETLVVQFSVKHEQGIDCGGGYVKLFPDTLNQEDMNSESEYYIMFGPDICGFGNNKVQVILHYQGKYHENNKTIKCRINKDTHLYTLIIRPNATYEVKIDNQQVAAGDLEDDWDFLPPRKIKDPYARKPRKWDERLQIEDPEDKKPEDWEDFEYIPDPEAKKPDDWNEEMDGVWEGPLIPNPKYKGQWKPRIIDNPNYQGEWIHPEIDNPKYKPDPTICHYHNISVLGLDLWQVKSGSIFDNFLLTNDEEFAEEVGNKTWGIRKDLEKQWRKLYEEMEKRKQDEEAEKKREKEEEEEDDIWGIEEEGGEEDPAGEPGNDGQIKKNDVERAFLGKNQVSVDQKDEL is encoded by the exons ATGGATGGAAAAAACGGTGGGTGGAATCTAAACATAAGCCGGATTATGGTAAATTTCAGCTGACTGCAGGAAAATTTTatggagacaaagagaaagataaaG GTCTTCAGACCAGTGAAGATGCCAAGTTTTATGCCCTCTCAACCAGGTTTAAGCCGTTCAGCAATGAGAACGAGACCTTGGTGGTTCAGTTTTCAGTAAAACATGAGCAAGGCATCGATTGTGGTGGCGGCTATGTGAAACTCTTTCCTGACACCCTGAACCAAGAGGATATGAATTCAGAGTCGGAGTATTACATCATGTTTG GCCCTGACATCTGTGGCTTTGGCAACAACAAGGTACAGGTCATCCTTCATTACCAAGGGAAATATCATGAGAACAACAAGACCATCAAGTGCAGG ATCAATAAAGACACTCATCTGTACACTCTGATCATTCGCCCAAATGCTACTTATGAAGTCAAAATCGACAACCAGCAGGTGGCAGCCGGGGATCTGGAGGACGATTGGGACTTCTTGCCTCCCAGGAAGATAAAAGACCCCTATGCACGGAAACCAAGGAAATGGGATGAACGTCTGCAAATAGAGGATCCTGAAGATAAGAAACCAGAG GACTGGGAAGACTTTGAGTACATCCCAGACCCAGAGGCCAAGAAGCCAGATGACtggaatgaggagatggatgggGTATGGGAGGGGCCTCTGATTCCAAACCCAAAGTATAAG GGACAGTGGAAACCTCGGATCATTGACAATCCCAATTACCAAGGGGAATGGATTCATCCAGAAATAGACAACCCTAAATATAAGCCTGACCCCACCATTTGTCACTATCATAATATTAGTGTTCTTGGCCTGGACCTTTGGCAG GTAAAATCAGGGAGCATCTTTGACAATTTCCTTCTTACAAATGATGAGGAGTTTGCTGAAGAAGTTGGAAACAAGACTTGGGGAATAAGAAAA GACCTAGAGAAGCAGTGGCGAAAActgtatgaagaaatggaaaaaagaaaacaggatgaagaggctgagaaaaaaagggaaaaggaggaggaagaggaagatgacATCTGGGGAATTGAAGAAGAAGGAGGTGAAGAGGATCCTGCTGGGGAACCAGGAAATGATGggcagataaagaaaaatgatgttGAAAGAGCATTTCTGGGGAAAAATCAAGTCAGTGTTGACCAAAAAGATGAACTGTAA